A single window of Providencia alcalifaciens DNA harbors:
- the yhbY gene encoding ribosome assembly RNA-binding protein YhbY translates to MNLNKKQIQHLKSLAHHLNPVVMIGNNGLTEGVLAEIEVSLTHHELIKVKIAGEDRETKNLISEAIVRETGAANVQVIGKILVLYRPSAERKISLPK, encoded by the coding sequence ATGAATCTTAACAAAAAACAAATTCAACACCTAAAAAGTCTCGCTCATCACTTAAACCCAGTTGTTATGATTGGCAACAATGGTTTAACTGAGGGTGTTTTGGCTGAAATCGAAGTCTCATTAACACATCATGAGCTTATCAAAGTCAAAATCGCTGGCGAAGATCGTGAAACTAAAAATTTGATCTCTGAAGCGATTGTTCGCGAAACTGGTGCAGCAAATGTTCAAGTTATCGGTAAAATTCTCGTTCTCTACCGTCCATCGGCTGAGCGCAAAATTAGTTTACCTAAATAA
- the greA gene encoding transcription elongation factor GreA, producing MKQIPMTVLGADKLREELEYLKSVRRPEIIASIADARAHGDLKENAEYHAAREQQGFCEGRIQEIESKLSHSQVIDVTKMANNGRVIFGATVSVLNLDTDEELTYRIVGDDEADIKVNLISVNSPIARGLVGKEVDDVVMIKTPGGDVEFEILKVEYI from the coding sequence ATGAAACAGATTCCAATGACGGTATTGGGTGCGGATAAGCTAAGGGAAGAGCTCGAGTATCTGAAATCTGTCCGTCGGCCTGAAATTATTGCATCGATTGCAGATGCTCGCGCACATGGTGATTTAAAAGAAAACGCTGAATATCATGCTGCGCGTGAGCAGCAAGGCTTTTGTGAAGGTCGTATTCAAGAAATTGAATCTAAACTTTCTCACTCTCAAGTGATTGACGTTACCAAAATGGCAAATAATGGCCGAGTGATCTTTGGTGCGACGGTTTCCGTATTGAATTTGGATACCGATGAAGAGTTAACCTACCGCATCGTAGGTGATGATGAAGCTGATATTAAAGTGAACTTAATTTCAGTGAATTCACCCATTGCGCGTGGATTAGTGGGTAAAGAAGTTGATGATGTCGTAATGATTAAGACGCCGGGCGGAGATGTTGAGTTCGAAATTCTTAAAGTTGAGTATATCTGA
- the secG gene encoding preprotein translocase subunit SecG, whose translation MYIALLVVFLLAAIGLVGLVMLQQGKGADMGASFGAGASATLFGSSGSGNFMTRMTGILAAVFFIISLILGNMTANKYGTGAGSKWENISEPAKVEQPTDVPAAPATPTSDIPR comes from the coding sequence ATGTATATAGCTCTTTTAGTTGTTTTCTTGCTCGCGGCTATCGGCCTAGTTGGTCTGGTCATGTTACAGCAAGGTAAAGGTGCTGACATGGGTGCATCATTCGGTGCGGGCGCTTCTGCAACACTGTTTGGTTCATCGGGTTCAGGTAACTTCATGACCCGTATGACTGGAATCTTGGCTGCTGTGTTTTTCATCATCAGTTTAATTCTTGGCAACATGACTGCCAATAAATATGGAACTGGTGCAGGTAGTAAGTGGGAAAACATTAGCGAACCGGCAAAAGTCGAGCAACCAACAGACGTTCCGGCAGCACCAGCAACACCAACGAGCGATATTCCTCGTTAA
- the nusA gene encoding transcription termination factor NusA: protein MNKEILAVVEAVSNEKSLPREKIFEALETALATATKKKYEQEIDVRVEIDRKSGDFDTFRRWVIVDEVTMPTREITLEAAQYEDPALQLGEYVEDQIESVVFDRITTQTAKQVIVQKVREAERAMVVDQFREQQGEIITAQVKKVNRENITLDLGNNAEAVILREDMLPRENFRPGDRIRGVLYDVRPEARGAQLFVTRSRPEMLIELFRIEVPEIGEEIIEIKAAARDPGSRAKIAVKTNDKRIDPVGACVGMRGARVQAVSSELGGERIDIVLWDDNPAQFVINAMAPADVASIVVDEDNCTMDVAVESSNLAQAIGRNGQNVRLAAQLLKIHRGDDKWELNVMTAEELNAKHQAEAHASIETFTKHLDIDEEFATTLVEEGFSTLEELAYVPIKELLEIDGLDEETVEVLRERAKAALTTIELAQKESLGDNQPAEDLLNLDGMDRTLAYNLATHGICTLEDLAEQGIDDLIDIEGLNNEKAGELIMAARNICWFGNDA from the coding sequence ATGAACAAAGAAATTCTGGCTGTTGTTGAAGCGGTTTCTAACGAAAAATCCCTCCCTCGTGAAAAAATCTTCGAGGCTCTGGAAACTGCGCTGGCGACAGCAACCAAAAAGAAATATGAGCAAGAGATTGATGTTCGCGTAGAAATCGACCGTAAATCCGGTGATTTTGATACTTTCCGTCGTTGGGTGATTGTTGACGAAGTCACAATGCCAACTCGTGAAATTACACTGGAAGCTGCGCAATATGAAGATCCTGCACTGCAGTTAGGCGAATACGTAGAAGACCAAATCGAATCTGTTGTATTTGACCGTATTACTACGCAAACCGCGAAGCAAGTTATCGTACAAAAAGTACGTGAAGCTGAGCGTGCGATGGTGGTTGACCAATTCCGTGAGCAACAAGGTGAAATCATCACTGCTCAGGTTAAAAAAGTTAACCGTGAAAACATTACCTTAGATTTAGGTAATAACGCAGAAGCTGTGATCCTGCGCGAAGATATGCTACCACGCGAAAACTTCCGTCCAGGTGACCGTATTCGCGGCGTACTGTATGATGTTCGTCCTGAAGCACGCGGCGCACAGCTTTTTGTCACTCGTTCTCGTCCAGAGATGCTGATTGAATTATTCCGCATCGAAGTACCAGAAATTGGCGAAGAGATCATTGAGATCAAAGCAGCAGCTCGCGATCCAGGTTCTCGCGCAAAAATCGCAGTAAAAACTAACGACAAACGTATCGACCCAGTTGGTGCTTGTGTTGGTATGCGCGGTGCTCGAGTTCAAGCTGTCTCTAGTGAGTTAGGCGGCGAGAGAATCGACATTGTGTTATGGGATGATAACCCAGCACAATTCGTTATTAATGCTATGGCTCCGGCTGATGTGGCATCTATCGTGGTTGATGAAGATAACTGTACGATGGATGTTGCCGTTGAAAGCAGCAACTTAGCGCAAGCAATTGGACGTAATGGACAAAACGTTCGCTTAGCGGCTCAGTTACTGAAAATCCATCGTGGTGATGACAAGTGGGAACTGAATGTCATGACTGCGGAAGAGCTGAATGCAAAACATCAGGCGGAAGCACACGCTTCTATTGAAACATTCACTAAGCATCTAGATATTGATGAAGAGTTTGCTACAACACTTGTTGAAGAAGGCTTCTCTACATTAGAAGAACTGGCTTACGTGCCTATTAAAGAACTTCTGGAAATTGACGGTCTTGATGAAGAAACCGTTGAAGTTCTACGTGAAAGAGCAAAAGCTGCCCTCACCACAATTGAACTAGCTCAAAAAGAGAGCTTGGGTGATAATCAGCCAGCAGAAGATTTATTGAATCTTGATGGTATGGATCGTACTCTAGCCTATAATTTGGCTACTCACGGTATCTGTACACTGGAAGATCTTGCTGAGCAGGGCATCGACGACCTGATTGATATCGAAGGTCTGAATAATGAGAAGGCAGGCGAACTCATTATGGCAGCACGTAATATTTGCTGGTTCGGAAACGATGCGTAA
- the glmM gene encoding phosphoglucosamine mutase yields MSNRKYFGTDGIRGKVGDSPITPDFVLKLGWAAGKVLARHGSRKIIIGKDTRISGYMLESSLEAGLAAAGLSASFTGPMPTPAVAYLTRTFRAEAGIVISASHNPYYDNGIKFFSIDGTKLPDEVEEAIEAEMEKPITCVESAELGRANRIVDAAGRYIEFCKGTFPNEQSLSSLKVVLDCANGATYHIAPSVFSELGAQIITMGCDPNGININEECGATDVRKLQERVLAEKADVGLAFDGDGDRIIMVDHQGNKVDGDQILYIIAREALRQGQLKGGVVGTLMSNMGLEIALKQLGIPFERAKVGDRYVLEKLQEKGWRMGAENSGHVILLDKTTTGDGIVAGLQVLSAMVRNHMSLHDLCSGMKLLPQILVNVRFKGKHDPLQSDAVIAANEQVEKELAGKGRVLLRKSGTEPLIRVMVEGENEETVTEMANRIADAVKAAG; encoded by the coding sequence ATGAGTAACCGTAAATATTTTGGTACTGATGGTATCCGTGGCAAAGTGGGCGATAGCCCAATTACGCCTGATTTTGTTTTAAAATTAGGCTGGGCAGCGGGTAAAGTACTGGCTCGTCACGGCTCACGTAAAATTATCATTGGTAAAGATACGCGTATTTCTGGCTACATGCTGGAATCTTCATTAGAAGCTGGCTTAGCTGCAGCAGGGTTATCTGCTTCCTTCACCGGTCCAATGCCAACGCCAGCAGTGGCTTACCTAACTCGCACTTTCCGCGCAGAAGCTGGGATCGTCATTTCAGCTTCCCATAATCCTTACTATGATAATGGGATCAAATTCTTCTCCATCGATGGAACTAAACTGCCTGACGAAGTTGAAGAAGCCATTGAAGCGGAAATGGAAAAACCAATTACGTGCGTTGAATCCGCGGAATTAGGGCGCGCAAACCGCATCGTTGATGCCGCAGGGCGCTACATTGAATTCTGTAAAGGGACATTCCCGAACGAACAGAGCTTAAGCAGCCTCAAAGTTGTCTTAGACTGCGCGAATGGTGCAACTTACCATATCGCACCTAGCGTCTTTAGCGAATTAGGCGCTCAAATCATCACTATGGGTTGCGATCCTAACGGGATCAACATCAACGAAGAGTGTGGTGCAACCGATGTTCGTAAGCTACAAGAGCGTGTATTAGCTGAAAAAGCGGATGTAGGTTTAGCATTTGATGGTGACGGCGACCGTATCATCATGGTCGATCATCAAGGTAATAAAGTCGATGGCGACCAAATTCTGTATATCATTGCTCGTGAAGCACTGCGTCAAGGCCAATTGAAAGGTGGCGTCGTGGGGACTCTAATGAGTAATATGGGGTTAGAAATTGCGCTGAAACAGCTGGGTATTCCATTTGAACGTGCGAAAGTGGGTGACCGTTATGTGCTAGAAAAGCTGCAAGAAAAAGGCTGGCGCATGGGTGCTGAAAACTCAGGTCATGTGATTTTATTAGATAAAACCACAACCGGTGACGGTATTGTTGCGGGTCTGCAAGTACTGAGTGCAATGGTGCGTAATCATATGAGTCTGCACGATTTATGCAGTGGTATGAAGCTTCTACCTCAAATTCTGGTCAACGTACGCTTTAAAGGCAAACACGATCCTCTGCAAAGTGATGCAGTCATTGCGGCAAATGAGCAAGTGGAAAAAGAGTTAGCCGGAAAAGGTCGCGTATTGCTAAGAAAATCAGGTACTGAACCACTGATTCGTGTCATGGTTGAAGGTGAAAACGAAGAAACAGTCACCGAAATGGCGAACCGTATTGCTGATGCCGTTAAAGCGGCAGGTTAA
- the cgtA gene encoding Obg family GTPase CgtA: protein MKFVDEAKILVVAGDGGNGCVSFRREKYIPKGGPDGGDGGDGGDVYLQADENLNTLIDYRFEKSFRAERGQNGQSRECTGKRGEDITVKVPVGTRVRDLGTNEVLCDMTRHDQRHMVAKGGFHGLGNTRFKSSVNRAPRQRTMGTKGETREILLELMLLADVGMLGMPNAGKSTFIRSVSAAKPKVADYPFTTLVPSLGVVRMDNEQSFVVADIPGLIEGAAEGAGLGIQFLKHLERCRVLLHLIDICPIDESDPVENAKIIVGELEKYSEKLAQKPRWLVFNKVDILGEEESAKRAAEIAKGMGWEDKYYMISAVNHEGVKALCWDIMEFMNTQPRDMAVEDENSQPEKVEFMWDDYHKEQLSGAEDLDDDWDDDWDEDDDEGVEFIYQK, encoded by the coding sequence ATGAAATTTGTAGATGAAGCCAAAATTTTGGTCGTGGCAGGAGATGGTGGCAATGGTTGTGTCAGCTTCCGCCGTGAAAAATATATCCCGAAAGGTGGACCTGACGGTGGTGACGGTGGTGACGGTGGTGATGTCTATTTACAGGCAGACGAAAACCTCAACACACTGATTGACTATCGTTTTGAAAAATCATTTCGTGCAGAACGTGGTCAAAATGGTCAAAGCCGTGAGTGTACAGGTAAGCGTGGTGAAGATATCACGGTTAAAGTCCCTGTAGGAACGCGTGTACGCGACCTTGGCACCAATGAAGTACTCTGTGACATGACTCGTCACGATCAACGCCATATGGTCGCTAAAGGCGGTTTCCATGGGCTTGGTAATACTCGTTTTAAATCTTCGGTTAACCGTGCACCGCGTCAGCGTACCATGGGAACGAAAGGTGAAACGCGCGAAATCTTATTAGAACTGATGCTACTTGCTGACGTCGGAATGCTGGGTATGCCGAATGCCGGTAAATCCACATTTATTCGTTCAGTATCAGCAGCGAAGCCAAAAGTTGCCGACTACCCATTTACAACCTTGGTTCCAAGCCTTGGTGTGGTACGTATGGATAACGAGCAAAGCTTTGTGGTTGCGGATATTCCAGGGTTGATCGAAGGTGCTGCGGAAGGTGCAGGCCTTGGGATCCAATTCCTGAAGCACTTAGAGCGTTGTCGTGTATTGCTGCATCTTATCGATATTTGCCCAATCGATGAATCTGATCCGGTGGAAAACGCCAAGATCATCGTGGGTGAGTTAGAAAAATACAGTGAAAAACTGGCTCAGAAACCACGCTGGTTAGTCTTCAACAAAGTGGATATCTTAGGCGAAGAAGAGTCTGCCAAACGTGCAGCTGAAATTGCTAAAGGTATGGGCTGGGAAGATAAGTATTATATGATTTCTGCCGTGAACCACGAAGGTGTGAAAGCACTGTGTTGGGATATCATGGAGTTCATGAATACTCAGCCGCGTGATATGGCTGTTGAAGATGAAAACAGCCAACCAGAGAAAGTTGAATTTATGTGGGATGATTACCACAAAGAGCAGCTATCTGGCGCAGAAGATCTTGATGACGATTGGGATGATGATTGGGATGAAGATGACGACGAAGGCGTCGAATTTATCTACCAAAAATAA
- the rimP gene encoding ribosome maturation factor RimP, giving the protein MSTLEQKLTEMVSAPVEALGFEFVGLEFVRGRTSTLRIFIDSEEGITVDDCADVSHQVSAVLDVEDPISVIYNLEISSPGMERPLFTIAHYERFMGEEVALLLRIAMQNRRRWQGIIKAVDGEMITVTVDGKDEVFALGNIQKANLVPHF; this is encoded by the coding sequence TTGTCCACATTAGAGCAAAAATTAACAGAGATGGTTTCTGCACCAGTGGAAGCACTAGGCTTTGAATTTGTAGGCTTAGAATTTGTTCGCGGGCGCACGTCGACACTGCGTATTTTCATTGATAGTGAAGAAGGCATCACTGTTGATGACTGTGCTGATGTCAGCCATCAAGTAAGCGCAGTATTGGATGTCGAAGATCCAATTTCTGTGATTTATAACCTTGAAATATCGTCACCGGGTATGGAACGCCCACTATTCACCATTGCTCATTATGAGCGTTTCATGGGTGAAGAAGTGGCTCTGTTACTGCGTATCGCGATGCAGAACCGTCGTAGATGGCAAGGTATTATCAAAGCCGTTGATGGTGAAATGATTACGGTTACTGTAGATGGTAAGGATGAGGTGTTCGCCCTCGGCAACATCCAGAAAGCTAACTTGGTACCACACTTTTAA
- the rlmE gene encoding 23S rRNA (uridine(2552)-2'-O)-methyltransferase RlmE — MANKKRSASSSRWLQEHFSDKYVQQAQKKGLRSRAWFKLDEIQQSDKIFKPGMTVVDLGAAPGGWSQYVVGQIGHNGRIIACDLLPMDPIVGVDFLQGDFRDEAVLAALLERVGDKKVQVVMSDMAPNMSGTPAVDIPRSMYLVELALDMCRAVLAPGGSFIVKVFQGEGFDEYLRDIRSLFTKVKVRKPESSRARSREVYIVATGLKL, encoded by the coding sequence ATGGCCAATAAAAAACGTTCGGCAAGCTCCAGTCGTTGGTTGCAAGAACATTTTAGTGATAAATATGTTCAGCAAGCACAAAAGAAAGGGCTCCGCTCGCGTGCATGGTTTAAACTGGATGAAATCCAGCAAAGTGATAAGATTTTTAAACCAGGTATGACCGTTGTTGATTTAGGGGCTGCTCCTGGTGGGTGGTCGCAATATGTTGTCGGCCAAATCGGTCACAATGGTCGTATTATTGCTTGTGACCTATTACCAATGGACCCAATCGTCGGCGTAGATTTCCTCCAAGGGGATTTTCGTGATGAAGCTGTACTGGCTGCTTTGTTAGAGCGAGTTGGCGATAAAAAAGTACAAGTGGTTATGTCTGACATGGCCCCAAATATGAGCGGAACACCAGCAGTGGATATTCCCCGCTCTATGTATCTGGTTGAACTAGCATTGGATATGTGCCGTGCGGTATTGGCTCCCGGGGGAAGTTTTATCGTTAAAGTGTTTCAGGGAGAAGGCTTTGACGAATACCTTAGGGATATCCGCTCCCTGTTTACGAAGGTGAAAGTTCGTAAACCCGAATCTTCGCGGGCACGATCGCGTGAAGTATACATTGTAGCGACAGGACTAAAACTATAG
- the ftsH gene encoding ATP-dependent zinc metalloprotease FtsH: protein MAKNLILWLVIAVVLMSLFQSFGPSDSNSRRVDYSTFINELAQDQVREVRITGRELNVRKADNSRYTTYLPMQDEKLLDTLLNKNVTVVGEPPEEPSLLTSIFISWFPMLLLIGVWIFFMRQMQGGGGKGAMSFGKSKARMLTEDQIKTTFADVAGCDEAKEEVGEIVDFLREPARFQKLGGKIPKGVLMVGPPGTGKTLLAKAIAGEAKVPFFTISGSDFVEMFVGVGASRVRDMFEQAKKAAPCIIFIDEIDAVGRQRGAGLGGGHDEREQTLNQMLVEMDGFEGNEGIIVIAATNRADVLDPALLRPGRFDRQVVVGLPDVRGREQILKVHMRRVPIDPAVDTNILARATPGFSGAELANLVNEAALFAARENKRVVTMAEFERARDKVWLGAEHRSLMMTEEQKESTAYHEAGHAIVGYLMPEHDPVHKVTIIPRGRALGVTFYLPEGDQISASRQKLEGNIASTYGGRIAEELIYGYDKISTGASGDIQQATSTARKMVTQWGFSDKLGPVLYSEEEGPAFLGRSGHSSTYSDETARIIDEEIKAIIDRGYEVAHKTLTDNMDILHAMKDALLKYETIDMPMIDDLMNRRPVRAPAGWDEDKKVNNVTGSFGAATSASKPEAKPAESQPEEPTDKSDEHDSSDNNDSKPQ, encoded by the coding sequence ATGGCGAAAAACCTAATTCTCTGGTTAGTCATCGCAGTTGTTCTGATGTCCTTGTTCCAGAGTTTTGGCCCAAGCGATTCGAATAGTCGCAGAGTTGATTATTCAACGTTTATCAATGAGTTAGCCCAGGATCAGGTACGTGAAGTTCGTATCACAGGTCGTGAATTGAACGTCAGAAAAGCGGATAATAGCCGCTACACAACTTATCTGCCTATGCAGGATGAGAAGTTGTTAGACACCTTGTTAAACAAGAATGTTACTGTCGTCGGTGAACCACCAGAAGAACCTAGCTTACTGACATCTATTTTCATTTCCTGGTTCCCAATGCTGCTGTTGATTGGTGTCTGGATCTTCTTTATGCGCCAAATGCAAGGTGGTGGCGGTAAAGGGGCGATGTCATTCGGTAAAAGCAAAGCCCGTATGCTGACAGAAGATCAGATCAAAACAACATTTGCTGATGTTGCGGGTTGTGATGAAGCTAAAGAAGAAGTGGGCGAAATCGTAGACTTCCTACGTGAACCAGCTCGTTTCCAAAAACTCGGTGGTAAGATCCCTAAAGGCGTCCTGATGGTAGGACCTCCGGGTACAGGTAAAACATTGCTGGCAAAAGCTATTGCCGGTGAAGCTAAAGTGCCATTCTTTACTATTTCTGGTTCAGATTTCGTGGAAATGTTTGTCGGGGTTGGTGCTTCGCGTGTTCGTGATATGTTCGAACAAGCAAAGAAAGCAGCACCTTGTATCATTTTTATTGATGAAATCGATGCTGTTGGTCGCCAACGTGGCGCTGGTTTAGGTGGTGGTCACGATGAACGTGAGCAGACACTGAACCAGATGCTGGTTGAGATGGATGGTTTTGAAGGTAACGAAGGTATTATCGTGATCGCGGCAACTAACCGTGCTGACGTTCTGGACCCAGCATTATTGCGTCCGGGTCGTTTTGACCGTCAAGTTGTGGTTGGCTTACCTGATGTTCGTGGTCGTGAGCAAATCTTAAAAGTTCATATGCGTCGTGTGCCTATCGACCCTGCGGTTGATACGAATATTTTGGCTCGTGCAACACCTGGTTTCTCCGGTGCGGAATTGGCTAACTTAGTGAACGAAGCTGCACTGTTTGCAGCGCGTGAAAATAAACGCGTTGTAACGATGGCGGAATTCGAAAGAGCGCGTGATAAAGTGTGGCTGGGTGCAGAGCATCGCTCACTGATGATGACTGAAGAGCAGAAAGAATCTACTGCTTATCATGAAGCTGGACACGCAATCGTCGGTTACTTAATGCCAGAGCATGACCCTGTTCATAAAGTGACTATTATTCCTCGCGGTCGTGCGTTGGGTGTGACTTTCTACTTACCTGAAGGCGACCAAATCAGTGCGAGCCGTCAGAAGTTAGAAGGTAATATCGCTAGCACATACGGCGGTCGTATTGCGGAAGAGCTGATCTACGGTTATGACAAAATCTCAACCGGCGCATCAGGTGATATCCAGCAAGCAACCAGCACAGCGAGAAAAATGGTGACTCAGTGGGGCTTCTCTGACAAGTTAGGTCCAGTGTTATATTCTGAAGAAGAAGGCCCTGCATTCTTAGGTCGTTCAGGACATAGCTCGACTTACTCAGATGAAACTGCACGCATCATTGATGAAGAAATTAAAGCAATTATCGACCGTGGTTATGAGGTTGCACATAAGACCTTAACTGACAATATGGATATTCTGCATGCGATGAAAGATGCATTATTGAAATATGAAACTATCGATATGCCAATGATTGACGACCTGATGAACCGCCGTCCAGTACGTGCGCCAGCAGGTTGGGATGAGGATAAAAAAGTGAACAATGTGACAGGTTCATTTGGTGCAGCAACTAGCGCATCAAAGCCTGAAGCAAAGCCAGCTGAATCTCAACCAGAAGAACCAACTGATAAATCAGATGAACATGATTCATCCGATAACAACGATAGCAAGCCACAGTAA
- the folP gene encoding dihydropteroate synthase translates to MHIKARGRLLDLSTPQVMGILNVTPDSFSDGGTHNRYHDALDHVAKMVQEGATIIDIGGESTRPGAAEVSISEELDRVVPVVEAIAKRFDVWISVDTSKAQVMDEAAKAGMHIINDIRSLHEEGSLAVAAKLGLPVCIMHMQGQPRTMQDAPDYADVVKDVKEYLAREIERCMKAGIDKQQIILDPGFGFGKNLSHNYQLLAHLDQFHDFGLPLLAGLSRKSMIGQLLNVPPQERLAGSLACATIAAMQGAQIIRVHDVKETVQAMQVVQMTLSEKEKLAYE, encoded by the coding sequence ATGCATATTAAAGCCCGAGGTCGCCTCCTTGACTTATCCACTCCTCAAGTGATGGGGATTTTGAATGTTACTCCTGATTCATTCTCAGATGGTGGCACCCATAATCGTTATCATGATGCTCTAGACCATGTTGCCAAAATGGTACAAGAAGGGGCAACAATTATTGATATCGGCGGTGAGTCAACCCGACCGGGTGCCGCTGAGGTTTCTATCAGTGAAGAACTCGACCGTGTTGTGCCTGTTGTAGAAGCGATTGCAAAACGTTTTGATGTTTGGATCTCTGTAGACACGTCAAAAGCCCAAGTAATGGATGAGGCAGCCAAAGCTGGGATGCATATTATCAATGATATCCGCTCGTTACATGAAGAAGGCTCCCTTGCAGTAGCTGCAAAACTGGGATTGCCAGTCTGCATTATGCACATGCAAGGTCAACCAAGAACCATGCAAGATGCACCAGATTATGCGGATGTGGTTAAAGATGTTAAAGAGTATTTGGCTCGAGAGATTGAGCGTTGCATGAAGGCGGGAATTGATAAACAGCAAATAATCCTCGATCCAGGCTTTGGTTTTGGTAAGAACCTGTCGCATAATTACCAGTTACTAGCGCATTTAGATCAATTTCATGATTTCGGACTACCGCTCTTGGCAGGATTGTCGCGAAAATCTATGATTGGACAATTATTAAATGTTCCACCTCAAGAACGTCTAGCGGGTAGCTTAGCGTGCGCCACGATTGCAGCAATGCAAGGGGCTCAGATTATCCGAGTTCATGATGTGAAAGAGACAGTACAAGCAATGCAAGTCGTTCAGATGACTCTGTCAGAAAAGGAAAAATTAGCGTATGAGTAA
- the dacB gene encoding serine-type D-Ala-D-Ala carboxypeptidase, giving the protein MSLLTSTRKLIFTLGLAFITSQASAIPIDDYKQYLPDGTNLALVAQKVGSNTPLIDYNAQQMALPASTQKVVTALAALLQLGPDYRFVTNFETNGKLNNNTLSGDLVIRFSGDPTLTRQQIRNMVNALKQIGIHKIDGDLIVDISAFASHDKAPGWVWNDMTQCFSAPPAAAIIDRNCFSVSLYPSDKAGEMAYIKTASFYPVNMFSEVKTLAKGSPEARYCELDVVPGELNRYTLTGCLTQRSEPLPLAFAVQNGASYSGAIVKNELQVAGIELSGSVKKRTQQTPQSQVLVKTESKPLHDLLKIMLKKSDNMIADTVFRTIGRDYYGVPGTWRSGSDAVRQVLKQKAGIDLGNTVMVDGSGLSRHNLITPATMMQVLQFIAKNDQQLDYISMLPLAGHDGTLRYRGGLDEAGVNGKVSAKTGALQGVYNLAGFITTASGEKVAFVQFISAYAVPQSQYNSRRVPLVRFESRLYRDLYQKN; this is encoded by the coding sequence ATGTCGCTACTAACATCAACCAGAAAATTAATCTTCACTTTAGGACTTGCATTCATTACTTCGCAAGCATCTGCTATCCCTATAGATGATTATAAGCAGTATCTCCCTGACGGCACTAACCTTGCTCTGGTTGCGCAGAAAGTAGGAAGTAATACACCCCTTATTGATTATAACGCTCAACAAATGGCTCTGCCTGCCAGTACGCAGAAAGTAGTGACCGCCCTCGCGGCATTACTACAGCTAGGTCCAGACTATCGTTTCGTCACTAACTTCGAGACCAACGGAAAGCTAAATAACAACACGTTATCCGGTGATTTGGTGATCCGCTTTAGTGGTGACCCTACGTTAACACGTCAGCAAATTCGCAATATGGTCAATGCGTTGAAGCAGATTGGCATTCATAAAATTGATGGTGATCTCATTGTCGATATTTCTGCTTTCGCCAGCCATGATAAAGCACCGGGCTGGGTATGGAATGATATGACTCAATGCTTTAGTGCTCCGCCGGCCGCAGCCATCATTGATAGAAACTGTTTCTCAGTTTCCCTTTATCCATCAGATAAAGCAGGGGAAATGGCGTATATCAAAACTGCCAGCTTCTATCCTGTAAATATGTTTAGTGAGGTCAAAACTCTTGCCAAAGGCTCACCAGAAGCTCGCTACTGCGAGTTAGATGTAGTTCCAGGTGAATTGAATCGCTATACATTAACAGGCTGCTTAACGCAGCGTAGTGAGCCATTACCGCTCGCATTTGCAGTGCAAAATGGGGCGAGCTACTCCGGTGCTATCGTCAAAAATGAGTTACAGGTCGCGGGTATTGAGTTGTCCGGCTCAGTTAAAAAACGCACTCAACAGACGCCACAATCCCAAGTACTCGTCAAAACTGAGTCTAAGCCGCTGCATGACCTCTTAAAAATCATGCTGAAAAAGTCTGATAACATGATAGCGGATACGGTATTTAGAACTATTGGTCGTGATTATTACGGCGTTCCCGGTACCTGGCGCTCAGGCTCTGATGCAGTAAGGCAAGTTCTCAAGCAGAAAGCGGGTATTGATTTAGGAAACACAGTAATGGTGGATGGCTCTGGCTTATCTCGCCATAACTTGATCACTCCAGCGACTATGATGCAAGTTTTGCAATTTATCGCTAAAAATGACCAACAACTTGATTACATTTCGATGCTACCACTTGCTGGGCATGATGGAACACTGCGTTACCGTGGTGGTTTAGATGAGGCTGGAGTCAATGGCAAGGTGTCAGCGAAAACGGGTGCATTACAAGGGGTTTATAATCTTGCGGGCTTTATTACTACCGCAAGCGGTGAAAAAGTTGCATTCGTCCAGTTTATTTCCGCTTATGCCGTTCCACAAAGCCAATATAATAGCCGCCGCGTACCTTTAGTTCGTTTTGAAAGCCGCCTCTATCGCGATCTTTACCAAAAGAACTGA